The following are encoded together in the Bacillus cereus group sp. RP43 genome:
- a CDS encoding O-antigen ligase family protein: MLANQARVRFEHFLLFFIILQPVLDLLTSLSIVLLKSNATVGILVRFLIMAVGGIYILIQAKEKENRKFLIYLILLAVVLGIGFINNKLVKNPIVLGEEVKFVAKALYIYIMLGSYILALKSLKKKVNISDKVRNSIVYSTLIINAIMVISISTSTDFGSYQWMKVGSRGWFYAGNELGSILAIIFPIVVLYSIQKTKSVKHVLYWIPSLLMIYSLIQVGTKVGMGSIGATLAAAIGIIVLQLLFDRKNPNKKSLVLNGLIAVILLAGVVGTFKMTPLAQNMGIHNNYLSEQNVAQQGQKEKEIKEKIKKEEKQHKVEKPEEKAKVEAEVKKEIEKEQKKENQENLIFSGRQVYEERHKQFFKEAPMSQKLLGMGYAGNFKYNEQKEPDPKLIEMDFHDWFYDFGIIGFALLMIPFVYYGLRILLAFITRFKEIFNIKYGMITASLVLALGIAYIAGHILTAPGVGIYFVVLLAYLIVDLEIE; encoded by the coding sequence ATGTTAGCAAATCAAGCTAGGGTTAGATTTGAGCATTTTTTGCTCTTTTTTATTATTTTACAGCCTGTTTTAGATTTATTAACGTCTCTTAGCATCGTGTTATTAAAGTCAAATGCCACTGTTGGAATTTTGGTAAGATTTCTTATTATGGCTGTTGGTGGTATTTACATTTTAATTCAGGCAAAAGAGAAGGAAAATAGGAAGTTTTTAATTTACTTAATATTATTAGCAGTAGTTTTAGGGATAGGGTTTATTAATAATAAACTAGTTAAGAATCCTATTGTACTTGGTGAAGAAGTTAAGTTTGTTGCGAAGGCATTATATATATATATCATGCTAGGATCATACATTTTAGCTTTAAAATCATTGAAAAAGAAAGTAAATATTAGCGACAAAGTCAGAAATAGTATTGTGTATTCAACATTAATCATTAACGCTATTATGGTTATTTCTATTTCGACATCTACAGACTTTGGTAGTTATCAATGGATGAAGGTTGGTTCCCGAGGATGGTTCTATGCAGGTAATGAACTAGGATCAATCTTAGCTATTATTTTCCCTATTGTGGTACTATATTCTATTCAAAAAACAAAGAGCGTGAAACACGTTTTATATTGGATTCCATCGCTGTTAATGATTTACTCTTTAATTCAAGTTGGTACGAAAGTAGGGATGGGCTCAATTGGTGCTACGTTAGCGGCAGCAATAGGGATTATCGTACTACAATTATTATTTGATAGAAAAAATCCAAACAAAAAGTCTCTTGTACTTAATGGGTTAATTGCTGTCATCTTATTAGCTGGTGTTGTCGGAACGTTTAAAATGACGCCATTAGCACAAAATATGGGTATTCATAATAACTATCTATCAGAACAAAACGTAGCACAGCAAGGTCAAAAAGAAAAAGAAATTAAAGAGAAAATTAAAAAAGAAGAAAAGCAACATAAAGTTGAAAAGCCAGAAGAAAAGGCGAAGGTAGAAGCGGAAGTTAAGAAAGAGATTGAGAAAGAGCAAAAGAAAGAAAATCAAGAAAATCTTATTTTCAGCGGACGTCAAGTATATGAAGAGAGACATAAGCAATTCTTTAAAGAAGCGCCAATGTCACAAAAATTATTAGGAATGGGTTATGCAGGTAACTTTAAGTATAATGAACAAAAAGAGCCAGATCCGAAGTTAATTGAAATGGACTTCCATGATTGGTTTTATGATTTCGGAATTATTGGCTTTGCATTACTAATGATTCCATTTGTTTATTACGGCTTAAGAATTCTGCTAGCATTTATTACAAGATTTAAAGAGATATTTAATATAAAATATGGAATGATTACAGCAAGCTTAGTATTAGCACTAGGTATTGCATATATTGCAGGACATATTTTGACGGCACCAGGAGTTGGGATTTACTTTGTAGTGTTGTTAGCGTATCTAATTGTAGACTTAGAAATTGAATGA
- a CDS encoding glycosyltransferase family 4 protein, protein MRILHMNAGAEDGGGKTHIISLLDQFPTGEVELAVFEDGIVAKEARELGIKVHVFSQKSRYDLSILKNISEFINKEKFDVVHTHGPRANFFVSLMKKKFAAKWVTTIHSDPFQDFTKQGLKGWIFTKLNLKALKNIDLFFVVTNRLKKSLAALGISNEKMHVIYNGIEYDQEKADGYNKKEMFNIDEDVFTAIQVARLHPVKGHEVLFDALQQTKLEKIKVLLVGDGPLEAELKALATEKGINDKVEFLGHRQDVKQLFASSHVNLLTSHSEGFPLVLLEAANQRVPSIVTRAGEIEPLIADETYGWIVPTGDGKALASALEEAYDKWKTGELTVMGKHIYEHATMNFSLQKLYEDTKETYEQLIAKNL, encoded by the coding sequence ATGAGGATATTGCATATGAATGCAGGAGCAGAAGATGGGGGAGGAAAAACACATATTATTTCACTTCTCGATCAGTTCCCAACTGGTGAAGTAGAATTAGCAGTATTTGAAGATGGAATTGTTGCGAAAGAAGCAAGAGAGCTAGGGATAAAAGTTCATGTGTTTTCACAAAAATCTCGCTATGATTTATCCATTTTAAAGAACATAAGTGAATTCATTAATAAAGAAAAATTTGATGTAGTTCATACACACGGTCCTAGGGCGAATTTCTTTGTTTCTCTAATGAAGAAGAAATTCGCGGCAAAATGGGTAACGACAATTCATAGTGATCCATTTCAAGACTTTACTAAACAAGGCTTAAAAGGCTGGATTTTTACTAAGTTAAATTTGAAAGCTTTAAAAAATATAGATTTATTTTTTGTTGTAACGAATAGGTTGAAAAAAAGCTTAGCAGCATTAGGTATTTCAAATGAAAAGATGCATGTTATTTATAACGGGATTGAATATGATCAGGAAAAAGCAGATGGCTATAATAAAAAGGAAATGTTTAATATTGATGAAGATGTGTTTACGGCAATACAAGTAGCACGTCTGCATCCTGTTAAAGGACATGAAGTTTTATTCGATGCGTTACAACAAACAAAGTTAGAGAAAATTAAAGTGTTATTAGTTGGTGACGGGCCATTAGAAGCGGAACTAAAGGCGTTAGCTACTGAAAAAGGGATTAATGATAAAGTTGAATTTTTAGGGCACCGTCAAGATGTGAAACAATTATTTGCTTCATCACATGTCAATTTATTAACTTCCCATAGCGAAGGATTTCCATTAGTTTTATTAGAAGCGGCAAATCAACGTGTACCATCAATTGTGACTAGAGCAGGAGAAATCGAACCGTTAATTGCAGATGAAACTTATGGGTGGATTGTGCCAACTGGTGATGGCAAAGCGTTAGCATCGGCATTAGAAGAGGCGTATGATAAGTGGAAAACTGGAGAGTTGACAGTAATGGGTAAGCATATTTATGAGCATGCTACTATGAACTTCTCACTTCAAAAATTATATGAAGATACGAAAGAAACATATGAGCAATTAATAGCGAAAAACCTTTAA
- a CDS encoding WecB/TagA/CpsF family glycosyltransferase, whose protein sequence is MSVQTVDILGVPFSTMTMDETIQHLKKQLELEQTHTFQVVTANPEIVMCAKKDEKFHKTLLNTDLITPDGIGVVKASGMLGTPLKERVAGFDLMSNLFAKLSEENKSVSVFLLGAKPHVVQAAADHLTKTYSAASIVGIQDGYFKQEEEENIVSRIQEAKPDLLLVALGFPRQENFIQNNKHRLETKMAVGVGGSLDVWAGEVKRAPKWIQAINLEWFYRLCSNPTRWRRQLVLAEFLKEVMRSKK, encoded by the coding sequence ATGTCAGTACAAACGGTTGATATTCTAGGTGTTCCTTTTTCTACAATGACAATGGATGAAACGATCCAGCATTTAAAGAAGCAATTAGAATTAGAGCAAACTCATACTTTTCAGGTGGTAACGGCAAATCCTGAAATTGTTATGTGCGCAAAAAAGGACGAAAAATTCCATAAAACACTATTAAATACAGATTTAATTACACCTGATGGTATTGGGGTTGTAAAAGCAAGTGGTATGCTTGGTACACCTTTAAAAGAGCGGGTAGCTGGATTTGATTTAATGAGCAATTTATTTGCAAAGTTGTCAGAAGAGAATAAATCAGTATCTGTTTTCTTATTAGGTGCAAAACCACATGTTGTACAAGCTGCAGCTGATCATTTAACGAAGACATATTCGGCTGCATCTATCGTGGGTATACAAGATGGATATTTTAAACAAGAAGAAGAAGAGAATATTGTTTCACGTATTCAAGAAGCAAAACCAGATCTATTACTTGTTGCACTTGGCTTCCCAAGGCAAGAAAACTTTATCCAAAACAATAAGCATCGTTTAGAAACGAAAATGGCTGTTGGAGTAGGCGGTAGTTTAGATGTGTGGGCTGGAGAGGTAAAGCGTGCGCCAAAATGGATTCAAGCTATTAATTTAGAGTGGTTTTACAGATTGTGTAGTAATCCAACACGCTGGCGTCGTCAGTTAGTATTAGCCGAGTTTTTAAAAGAAGTAATGCGTTCAAAAAAGTAG
- a CDS encoding MFS transporter, whose translation MSKVKEISKRKLLGIAGLGWLFDAMDVGMLSFVIVALQKEWGLSTQEMGWIGSINSIGMAVGALVFGILSDKIGRKSVFIITLLLFSIGSGLTALTTTLAMFLVLRFLIGMGLGGELPVASTLVSESVEAHERGKIVVLLESFWAGGWLIAALISYFVIPKYGWEVAMVLSAVPALYALYLRWNLPDSPRFQKVEKRPSVIENIKSVWSGEYRKATIMLWILWFCVVFSYYGMFLWLPSVMVLKGFSLIKSFQYVLIMTLAQLPGYFTAAWFIERLGRKFVLVTYLIGTACSAYVFGIADSLTALIVAGMLLSFFNLGAWGALYAYTPEQYPTTIRGTGAGMAAAFGRIGGILGPLLVGYLVASQAALSLIFTIFCGSILIGALAVVILGQETKQRELV comes from the coding sequence GTGAGCAAGGTAAAAGAAATTTCAAAGCGAAAGCTACTTGGTATAGCAGGGCTTGGCTGGCTATTTGACGCAATGGATGTTGGAATGCTTTCATTTGTAATAGTGGCGTTGCAAAAAGAGTGGGGATTAAGTACCCAAGAGATGGGTTGGATAGGTAGTATTAACTCAATTGGTATGGCTGTAGGGGCGCTCGTTTTTGGGATACTATCAGATAAAATAGGACGGAAATCGGTCTTTATTATTACATTATTACTATTTTCTATTGGTAGTGGCTTAACGGCTTTAACGACGACACTCGCGATGTTCCTCGTTTTACGCTTTTTAATTGGTATGGGACTTGGCGGGGAGCTTCCAGTTGCATCTACCCTTGTATCGGAGAGTGTTGAAGCGCACGAACGTGGGAAAATAGTTGTACTATTAGAAAGCTTTTGGGCTGGTGGTTGGTTAATCGCAGCTCTTATCTCATATTTTGTTATTCCTAAATACGGTTGGGAAGTTGCTATGGTATTAAGTGCAGTTCCAGCGTTATATGCTTTATATTTAAGATGGAATTTACCCGATTCTCCAAGATTCCAAAAGGTTGAAAAAAGGCCATCTGTTATTGAAAATATAAAATCGGTTTGGTCTGGAGAATATCGTAAAGCAACAATTATGTTATGGATTCTATGGTTTTGTGTTGTCTTTTCCTATTATGGAATGTTCCTTTGGTTACCTAGTGTAATGGTACTGAAAGGATTTAGTTTAATAAAAAGTTTTCAGTACGTACTCATTATGACTTTAGCTCAACTTCCAGGGTATTTCACAGCTGCATGGTTTATTGAACGTCTTGGTCGTAAATTTGTATTGGTTACGTATTTAATTGGTACAGCATGTAGTGCTTATGTGTTCGGAATTGCGGATTCATTAACAGCATTAATAGTGGCGGGTATGTTACTATCCTTCTTTAATTTAGGTGCTTGGGGTGCATTATACGCTTATACACCAGAACAGTATCCAACAACTATTCGCGGTACAGGTGCAGGAATGGCCGCGGCATTTGGACGTATTGGTGGTATTCTTGGACCACTATTAGTAGGGTATTTAGTTGCTTCACAAGCTGCACTATCGCTAATATTTACGATTTTCTGTGGATCAATTTTAATTGGGGCACTTGCTGTAGTTATACTTGGTCAAGAAACGAAACAGAGGGAATTAGTATAA
- a CDS encoding LytTR family DNA-binding domain-containing protein → MKILLIMKEAEERRKLVENFTENIRNVECFEAETGTESLLIMKKHTPDFVFLNSQLMDGTGFEYSSLLREVNCYTKFIFIGEDIEEAITAFRFQAFYYLLRPFREEDLQFILYKIGKEQGEKAKSHLRKLPIEGHEGIRYIFPEDIVYVSKNKENKTVSIYTTNNHYISTYTLQELENKLNAYDFLRVHKSYLINMSYVQELKPYYNGTYNLYLDRYDEQPIPVSRNYVKRLRNKIEL, encoded by the coding sequence ATGAAAATCTTACTTATCATGAAAGAAGCAGAAGAGCGAAGAAAATTAGTTGAGAACTTTACTGAAAATATTCGAAATGTAGAATGTTTTGAAGCGGAAACTGGAACAGAATCTTTGCTAATAATGAAAAAACATACACCTGATTTTGTTTTTTTAAATTCGCAATTAATGGATGGTACTGGTTTTGAATATTCGAGTTTGTTAAGAGAAGTGAATTGTTATACGAAATTTATTTTTATTGGTGAGGATATAGAAGAGGCAATTACAGCTTTTCGTTTCCAAGCGTTTTATTATTTATTACGACCATTTCGTGAAGAAGATTTACAATTCATTTTATATAAAATCGGAAAAGAACAAGGTGAGAAAGCAAAGAGTCATTTGCGTAAACTACCGATAGAAGGCCATGAGGGGATTAGATATATTTTCCCAGAAGATATTGTATATGTAAGTAAAAATAAGGAAAACAAAACCGTTTCAATTTATACAACAAATAATCATTATATTTCAACATATACACTCCAGGAATTAGAAAATAAACTAAATGCATATGATTTTTTACGTGTACATAAAAGCTATCTAATTAATATGTCATATGTACAAGAACTTAAACCTTATTATAATGGCACGTATAATTTGTATTTAGATAGGTACGATGAGCAACCGATTCCAGTAAGTCGCAATTATGTAAAACGACTTCGAAATAAAATTGAACTGTGA
- the cstA gene encoding carbon starvation protein CstA, with protein sequence MKTLKSILLWGIIAALGASAFGVIALSQGETINAVWLLVAAVSVYAIAYRFYSRFIARKVFGLDNNRQTPAHTLNDGKDYVPTNKWVLFGHHFAAIAGAGPLVGPILAAQMGYLPGTIWIIVGVVIAGAVQDFVILFASMRRNGKSLGEMIKDEIGPVTGLIAMIGILGIMIILLAVLALVVVKALVGSPWGMFTIAATIPIAILMGVYMRYIRPGRVGEGSVIGIVLLILSLIGGQYVAENPTLASMFTFSGETIAIMLIVYGFIASALPVWMLLAPRDYLSTFLKIGTILGLAIGILIVAPDLKMPAVSQFIDGTGPVFSGNLFPFLFITIACGAVSGFHALVSSGTTPKMIEQEGHARPIGYGAMLMESFVAAMAMIAACVLTPGTYFAINSPAALIGTDVTQAAQVISSWGFAITPNELKDLAVNVGEQTILSRTGGAPTLAIGMAYIFSQVMGGTAMMAFWYHFAILFEALFILTTIDAGTRVGRFMIQDILGHVYKPFAKTDSTLANVIATTLCVLGWGYFLYQGVVDPLGGINTLWPLFGIANQMLAGIALLLGTTILFKMGKKAYVWVTLIPTVGLLIVTMTAGYQKLFHENPKIGFLSHAKVFQGALDDGKILAPAKNVAQMKQIIFNDYIDAALCGIFMIVVIAVLISALRIWLQVLRNKPMPLKEAPYIPRDESESRNYA encoded by the coding sequence GTGAAAACATTGAAGTCAATTTTACTTTGGGGGATTATTGCAGCGCTAGGAGCATCTGCTTTTGGTGTAATAGCGTTATCGCAAGGTGAGACAATTAATGCTGTATGGCTATTAGTTGCTGCTGTATCAGTGTATGCGATTGCTTATCGCTTTTATAGTAGATTTATAGCGAGGAAAGTTTTTGGCCTAGATAATAATAGACAAACACCTGCTCATACGTTAAATGATGGCAAGGATTATGTTCCGACAAATAAATGGGTTTTATTCGGACATCACTTTGCGGCGATTGCAGGGGCAGGTCCTTTAGTAGGACCGATTTTGGCGGCACAGATGGGGTATTTACCTGGGACAATTTGGATTATTGTTGGGGTAGTTATTGCTGGAGCTGTACAGGATTTTGTAATTTTATTTGCTTCAATGAGACGTAATGGTAAATCATTAGGAGAAATGATTAAAGATGAGATTGGTCCTGTTACAGGATTGATTGCGATGATTGGTATTTTAGGTATTATGATCATTTTATTAGCGGTATTAGCTTTAGTAGTTGTGAAGGCGCTTGTTGGAAGCCCATGGGGAATGTTTACGATCGCAGCAACGATTCCAATTGCTATTTTAATGGGAGTTTACATGCGTTACATTAGGCCGGGGCGAGTAGGAGAAGGATCAGTAATCGGTATTGTTCTACTAATCTTATCTCTTATTGGAGGACAATATGTAGCGGAAAATCCGACACTTGCAAGTATGTTTACTTTTAGTGGTGAGACAATTGCTATTATGCTTATCGTATACGGATTCATTGCATCAGCATTACCAGTTTGGATGCTTCTTGCGCCACGTGATTATTTAAGTACATTTTTAAAAATAGGGACGATACTTGGATTAGCAATTGGTATTTTAATTGTAGCACCGGATTTAAAAATGCCAGCAGTTTCTCAGTTTATTGATGGAACAGGTCCTGTTTTCTCAGGGAACTTATTCCCATTCCTATTTATTACAATTGCCTGTGGTGCTGTGTCTGGATTCCATGCTCTCGTCTCATCAGGTACGACGCCAAAAATGATCGAACAGGAGGGACATGCAAGGCCGATTGGTTATGGAGCAATGTTAATGGAGTCGTTTGTAGCAGCTATGGCTATGATTGCGGCTTGTGTATTAACACCAGGAACTTATTTTGCGATTAATAGTCCGGCCGCACTGATCGGTACGGATGTAACGCAGGCAGCTCAAGTTATTTCTTCATGGGGATTTGCTATTACACCAAATGAATTAAAAGACCTTGCTGTTAATGTCGGAGAACAGACCATTTTATCACGTACAGGTGGTGCACCAACATTAGCAATTGGTATGGCGTATATATTTTCACAAGTAATGGGCGGAACGGCGATGATGGCATTTTGGTACCATTTTGCTATTCTTTTTGAAGCGCTATTTATTTTAACAACGATTGATGCCGGGACACGCGTAGGACGATTTATGATTCAAGACATTTTAGGTCATGTATATAAGCCGTTTGCGAAAACAGATTCAACATTAGCAAATGTGATAGCTACAACACTATGTGTACTAGGGTGGGGGTACTTTTTATATCAAGGGGTGGTAGATCCTCTTGGTGGAATTAATACGCTATGGCCACTTTTCGGTATTGCAAATCAAATGTTGGCGGGGATTGCATTATTACTTGGAACGACAATCTTATTCAAAATGGGGAAAAAGGCATACGTATGGGTAACGCTTATTCCGACTGTAGGATTACTTATTGTAACGATGACAGCTGGTTATCAAAAGTTATTTCATGAAAATCCTAAAATAGGATTTCTATCACATGCGAAAGTATTCCAGGGAGCATTAGATGATGGGAAGATATTAGCTCCAGCTAAAAACGTTGCACAAATGAAACAAATTATTTTTAATGACTATATTGATGCGGCACTTTGTGGAATTTTTATGATAGTTGTAATTGCTGTATTAATTTCTGCACTTCGAATTTGGCTTCAAGTATTAAGAAATAAGCCAATGCCATTAAAAGAGGCGCCATATATTCCTAGAGATGAAAGTGAGTCGAGGAACTATGCTTAA
- a CDS encoding CstA-like transporter-associated (seleno)protein, which produces MLKSLRDVWGKRKQFISLLVGVPSYETYVNHMKVHHPEEKILCQKQFFAEAQEARFNAKDGKISRCC; this is translated from the coding sequence ATGCTTAAAAGTTTACGGGACGTATGGGGAAAGAGAAAGCAATTTATTAGTTTACTTGTCGGAGTTCCAAGTTATGAAACGTATGTAAATCATATGAAAGTGCATCATCCAGAAGAGAAAATTCTATGTCAAAAGCAATTTTTTGCGGAGGCACAAGAAGCTAGATTTAATGCAAAAGACGGAAAGATATCACGATGTTGTTAA
- a CDS encoding diguanylate cyclase produces the protein MFRDLFVNMTIILSFIFVGAQLLRDKPLKEGFSFWQKCLVGILTGILSILLMHFGVHIEDIMLDLRYLAVVLAIIIGGPIASSITVMIILITRVLFTDYSLASELACYTIVAIGIGVTLIWRMKISIFTKWIWFNVYSLSILILPLYILFKDLYVVALYLVCCIVAAYITFVSVSYVLQSNELFQKMKHYATIDALTNLGNVRQFDLEMNRYIGNKYMKNDSLCLLLIDIDHFKYVNDTYGHPAGDEVLKQVGRILFENAPFQNLVFRKGGEEFALLLPKKGLAFGTRIGEQIRLAVEKHSFQLQNGEKIKITVSVGLSEYKKSPEQFIQSADDALYYSKRNGRNKVSSAS, from the coding sequence ATGTTCAGAGATTTATTTGTAAATATGACAATCATTCTTTCCTTTATCTTTGTGGGTGCTCAGCTTTTAAGAGATAAGCCATTAAAAGAAGGATTCTCTTTTTGGCAGAAATGTTTGGTCGGTATTTTAACTGGAATATTGAGTATATTGTTGATGCATTTTGGTGTGCATATTGAAGATATTATGTTGGATTTACGTTATTTGGCTGTTGTTTTGGCAATTATAATTGGTGGCCCAATAGCTAGTAGTATAACCGTTATGATTATTTTAATAACGCGGGTATTATTTACTGATTATTCTTTAGCCTCTGAATTGGCTTGCTATACTATCGTGGCAATAGGGATTGGCGTTACCCTCATTTGGCGGATGAAGATTTCTATATTTACAAAATGGATATGGTTTAATGTATACAGTTTATCTATTTTAATACTACCACTTTATATTTTATTTAAGGATCTATATGTAGTGGCATTATATTTAGTTTGTTGTATTGTAGCGGCATACATCACATTTGTAAGTGTAAGTTACGTATTGCAATCGAATGAATTATTTCAAAAGATGAAGCATTATGCAACGATAGATGCATTAACGAATCTAGGAAATGTAAGGCAGTTTGATTTAGAGATGAATCGCTATATTGGTAACAAGTATATGAAAAATGATTCACTTTGTTTATTACTTATCGATATTGATCACTTTAAGTATGTAAATGATACGTACGGTCATCCTGCTGGAGATGAAGTGTTAAAACAAGTAGGACGTATTTTGTTCGAGAATGCACCATTCCAAAATTTAGTCTTTCGAAAAGGTGGCGAAGAGTTTGCTCTGTTGTTACCAAAAAAGGGATTAGCATTTGGAACTCGTATAGGGGAACAAATTCGACTAGCTGTTGAAAAGCATTCATTCCAACTGCAAAATGGGGAAAAAATTAAAATTACAGTTTCTGTGGGGCTTTCAGAGTATAAAAAATCACCTGAGCAATTTATTCAATCAGCGGATGATGCGTTATATTATTCAAAAAGAAATGGTAGAAACAAGGTTAGTTCAGCATCATAG
- the pdxK gene encoding pyridoxine/pyridoxal/pyridoxamine kinase has protein sequence MTLNKALTIAGSDTSGGAGIQADLKTFQELGVYGMTSLTTIVTMDPHNGWAHNVFPIAASTLKPQLETTIEGVGVDALKTGMLGSVEIIEMVAETIEKHNFKNVVVDPVMVCKGADEALHPETNDCLRDVLVPKALVVTPNLFEAYQLSGVKINSLEDMKEAAKKIHALGAKYVLIKGGSKLGTETAIDVLYDGATFDLLESEKIDTTNTHGAGCTYSAAITAELAKGKTVKEAVKTAKEFITAAIRHSFKINEYVGPTHHGAYRKFVAPKELV, from the coding sequence ATGACATTAAATAAAGCACTTACAATCGCTGGTTCTGACACAAGTGGCGGTGCTGGTATACAAGCAGACTTAAAAACATTCCAAGAACTTGGCGTATATGGCATGACATCTCTTACGACAATCGTAACAATGGACCCACATAACGGTTGGGCACATAACGTATTCCCAATCGCGGCTTCTACATTAAAACCACAATTAGAAACAACAATTGAGGGCGTTGGCGTAGATGCTTTAAAAACGGGTATGCTTGGATCCGTAGAGATTATTGAAATGGTTGCGGAAACAATTGAAAAGCACAATTTCAAAAACGTAGTAGTTGACCCTGTTATGGTATGTAAAGGAGCGGATGAAGCATTACATCCTGAAACAAATGACTGCTTACGTGACGTTCTTGTTCCAAAGGCATTAGTTGTGACGCCAAACTTATTTGAAGCATATCAATTAAGTGGTGTAAAAATTAATTCTCTTGAGGACATGAAAGAAGCTGCAAAAAAAATCCACGCTTTAGGTGCTAAATACGTACTAATTAAAGGTGGTAGCAAACTAGGCACAGAAACTGCTATTGATGTATTATATGACGGAGCAACATTCGATCTTCTAGAATCAGAAAAGATTGATACGACAAATACACACGGTGCAGGTTGTACATATTCTGCTGCAATTACAGCAGAACTTGCAAAAGGAAAAACTGTGAAAGAAGCGGTAAAAACTGCGAAAGAATTCATCACAGCTGCAATTCGTCATTCATTTAAGATTAACGAATATGTAGGACCAACACATCACGGTGCATACCGCAAATTCGTTGCACCGAAAGAACTTGTCTAA